A window of Candidatus Eisenbacteria bacterium contains these coding sequences:
- a CDS encoding thiamine phosphate synthase, producing MAGWRQGADYLGCGPFAATATKPDAGPPAGAGLLRAVVAAVPLPVVAIGGISVKNIAEALDSGVHGVAVISAVCCDADPEESARVLRGVVDSRFAKPIQGEA from the coding sequence GTGGCCGGATGGCGGCAGGGCGCCGACTACCTCGGCTGCGGCCCCTTCGCGGCGACGGCTACGAAGCCGGATGCCGGCCCGCCGGCAGGAGCGGGCCTGCTGCGCGCGGTGGTCGCGGCCGTGCCGCTTCCGGTGGTCGCGATCGGCGGCATCTCGGTCAAGAACATCGCCGAGGCTCTAGACTCGGGAGTTCACGGGGTCGCCGTGATCTCCGCCGTATGTTGCGACGCGGATCCCGAGGAGAGCGCACGGGTCCTTCGAGGGGTCGTCGATAGCCGGTTCGCAAAGCCGA